A single window of Plasmodium reichenowi strain SY57 chromosome 12, whole genome shotgun sequence DNA harbors:
- a CDS encoding transcription factor with AP2 domain(s) → MNSPFNCNQININYSFSFNNDNTINQGTKSPCKNSFTPDGNISYDKDGVEKKSLIINDKEEKNIYMYNNMYNVLHNNNNEDNSCNYMCYNINKMNQNDHTSMNNKLFNDKNIVPSKANIYTMCDLKSEQEEVKNKNECIIYKNERMINKNESIIYKNEMMINKNENAINKNDIMIKQNDKVINKNERMINQNDMIINQNSIMMNQNEKMINQNDMMINQNGMMINQNGMMVNQNDNMSKDEIYTYNKNDMFKKISSQNYDTIKRGSNQNFNSIEHIHNENIDNIKINEKNPKEYDNKYNHYNIHCDNNDHMNNIDYTYYNNNITNNNSNINLNKSKEELTNNISSSHVNKKNINQKSPYDGNMYNNNISNNNTLVHKMVTYNPPKLSAQTYSNINELENNKMIYHSKENLEQIKNHNNININSNNNNNNNNNNNSNNNINSNNNNNSNNNNNSNNNINSNNNSNNNNSNNNINSNNNINSNNNSNNNNHNNNNNNNQSCNNASDNTTLLMNRQIKNTNQTCRQIEELKKNVEKNNNIIYNNIINNNIINNNIVLDSILNNNIMNNNIINKSFINASNNDINKNMVDKIINQCLLNSTKKTCSTYKKDNMVNILHTNKVKNNENKKLYTNMNNVNMDNMVTNYNMNDQNVHDMKHKVRNVKEIHEENYSHVINDTNNINYNNKINNYNNITPKGHVDNKDTYNLNSCSNSSYTPNCVNCNILINNHIDVSNVDNIPPHSPMYNPMTNLSRDEKLSLNNLNHLQEINNNEDNRIYFNNYGNYKEENVQNVQNVPNVQNVQNVQNVQNVQNAQNVANAKSVNSLNGDNNFVADSITHHQNNNIQNITYSECKFLDKNIYEDNKIHKEKEYSFYNNSYETKEHMQNYKNKIITNNIKSDDISPQFNNMCNLNYTAQNYDEHVVYPKDDKNKSFRNIQIVHEQNNNHNIHMENNTNEKMFNKNAHHIKEDRGKTHYHCEYNISEDVPTHNYMNNLLINNYNGEKSNNSQEDYISNNEIYNSSTYKKVNMNVNNMESRNHCGHDFYSHQKVYGIQREEESIIPNSYNRDMYEGCMVNGDEYKNEQVKNNCDIIHNNNNNNNIDVSIYSNMSRCHKSNNDVSNMHITKDIIHTNNYSYTILNNTENDNKTITYGNYCTAIFDPDNNTKEIYNENTKSIYDYLNTVNYKLVNEKHVQTIENQRIVHTNDEYDNNNNNNNNNDNSNNNDNSNNNDNSNNNDYSDNDKMNTFFNDHHPMHNTLSHMNNENNYNKNIIIKDIYNTSQNTEKQFLKEQKFDDSCVNSNRFCHPNDSSSHCILNDTCIEKNRKKNKTQEIYCKNNKIHNIEDRENINDFNEEFFFLKLWLSSFNIGKSIHCKKLIYISGDKRYMRKRNNQNKTYPFNYNEPFYFIYKPNKDMSMDHNNNNNNIRLNNINRNIKNSQLKNNYDFVKYSSNLKDGDHSNMKHSQDIQNIVNTSKRVEYKNDNNCFNQSIINNNYHTIDNNMNVNKNVIYEGMEEPNYNRIVEENESINNINMNYNRYHSIQNTYNNDENREIHMNNSDDKKEGNICYIPSTLNKDSFCSFTTVSSTPEYEINKNLNQLESYINDLYTNGNFENDNNMGPKLSNNLCNNNVTINTNNVNPNLDGNKKNMKTKNYMDTFTKITLTNESNKNIRNNKKDKISEQMISPFIKDDIIKHKQYCINNENYNNLQLDNNKQSLQVGPYMSNENDLNDTNIFNNKNKNNKNNNNNNNNTKNNNKNDQLGNQNNFSSSYTLNNMNDNMSYYMNNNKKEKNIKNNAKKINPVVNNIRDNVVTNITNYNDKTINNYHNNNIYNEEDLDYNNIKSVGYNDELLDDDKNIPKITGVSYDRKQKIWVSHWRANCKTIHKYFSVKKYGFEKARELAIKCREENVNYITTNSILNNNFTKHAFPLLNNILINNNINTSDLRDFNSCDKLNDQNLCSNSYDLYESPKKKRNNIDEVRKNDNQEKKKKKKKINHNISDNMNYYLNDANYNDSQLSQHIYHVNHNLNDIYHNDKYISTIGNKQKRENISSDTYKDKYENFQSYEKHQDYKNDKEKINNQYVLPNNNTDNFSEKNIEHIYLNTQHNYINTNQGPLIPYEQENNNEETQKKRKKKKQIPQMLEINKNTKNEIQKFSEKNNNEINKQIYTELLSTQLNNSIKYINTLNNPSLNSNNNMNSTYNHMSNKKDQQPQMKDIMNYTKEKFNNNNYDNNDEYKKNHPKNYQNIQNDNNVYNKCINNKQICSSNNNNHNNSNNNNNNNNNNNNNNKGTYLREEHNSNNHLHFNHNYYNTIDNKNDSSYQNFDQNKNTFNNSNNYKLSDYFKINDSSTASVATSDNHYNTMHKNELTENHVDNMDNNKNNNNNNNNKNKKNNNNNNNNNKNNNNYYYYINNYNRSTQGQNNNNITRNMNNSNNTYNEINHVYDNILSNCSYNNLHKNQNKIMQNNKDINNNNNNNNNITTKHNYHFEKNNKNFIVPIQNNQHFTNREIPIKNVHLNNNQYVNNNHPTKNYQKQSHLFGNSNFHMNH, encoded by the coding sequence ATGAATAGTCCTTTCAATTGtaatcaaataaatattaattattctttttcttttaataatgataatacCATAAATCAAGGAACAAAATCTCCTTGCAAGAATTCTTTCACGCCAGATGgtaatatatcatatgaTAAGGATGGTGTAGAAAAGAAGAgtttaataattaatgacaaggaagaaaaaaatatttatatgtataataatatgtataatgttttacataataacaataatgaGGACAATTCATGTAATTATATgtgttataatataaataaaatgaatcAAAATGATCATACAAGTATGAacaataaattatttaatgataaaaatattgtacCTTCTAAGgcaaatatatatacgaTGTGTGATCTGAAAAGTGAACAAGAAgaagtaaaaaataaaaatgaatgtatcatttataaaaatgaaagaatgattaataaaaatgaaagtatcatatataaaaacgAAATGATGATTaacaaaaatgaaaatgcCATAAATAAAAACGACATTATGATTAAACAGAACGATAAGGTGATTAATAAGAATGAAAGAATGATTAACCAAAATGATATGATAATCAATCAGAATAGTATTATGATGAACCAAAATGAAAAGATGATAAATCAAAATGATATGATGATTAATCAAAATGGTATGATGATTAATCAAAATGGTATGATGGTTAatcaaaatgataatatgagtaaggatgaaatatatacatataataaaaatgatatgtTCAAAAAGATATCTTCTCAAAATTATGATACAATAAAAAGGGGAAGCAACCAAAATTTTAATTCCATTGAACATATTCATAATGAGaatattgataatattaagataaatgaaaaaaatcCTAAGGAATACGATAACAAGtataatcattataatatccactgtgataataatgatcatatgaataatattgactatacatattataataataacataacaaataataattcaaatattAATTTGAATAAATCCAAAGAAGAGTTAactaataatatatcatccTCTcatgttaataaaaaaaacataaatcAGAAAAGCCCTTATGATGGcaatatgtataataataatatttctaataataatactttAGTTCATAAAATGGTTACATATAACCCACCTAAATTATCTGCTCAAACGTatagtaatataaatgaattagagaataataaaatgatatatcattcaaaagaaaatctggaacaaataaaaaatcacaacaatattaatattaatagtaataataataataataataataataataataatagtaataataatattaatagtaacaataataataatagtaacaataataataatagtaataataatattaatagtaataataatagtaataataataatagtaataataatattaatagtaataataatattaatagtaataataatagtaataataataatcataataataataataataataatcaatCTTGCAATAATGCAAGTGATAATACCACCCTTTTGATGAATCgtcaaataaaaaatacaaacCAAACGTGCAGACAAATAGAAgagttaaaaaaaaatgttgaaaaaaataataatattatttataataatataattaataataatattattaataataatattgttcTTGATAGTATtctaaataataatataatgaacaacaatataattaataaaagcTTTATTAACGCATCAAATAATGacattaataaaaatatggtAGACAAGATAATAAATCAGTGTCTATTGAACAGTACCAAAAAAACATGCAgtacatataaaaaggataatatggttaatatattacacaCAAATAAggtaaaaaataatgagaataaaaaattatataccaatatgaataatgttaatatggataatatGGTCACTAATTACAATATGAATGATCAAAATGTTCATGATATGAAACATAAGGTACGAAATGTAAAAGAAATACatgaagaaaattatagtcatgttataaatgataccaacaatattaattataacaataaaattaataattataataatatcacACCAAAAGGTCATGTGGATAATAAagatacatataatttgaATTCTTGCAGTAATAGTTCTTATACTCCTAATTGTGTtaattgtaatatattaataaataatcatattgATGTATCAAATGTGGATAACATACCACCACATAGTCCTATGTATAATCCAATGACAAATTTATCAAGAGATGAAAAACTCAGTTTGAATAATCTAAATCACTTGCaggaaataaataataatgaagataataGAATATACTTCAACAATTATGGGAattataaagaagaaaatgtaCAAAATGTACAAAATGTACCAAATGTACAAAATGTACAAAATGTACAAAATGTACAAAATGTACAAAATGCACAAAATGTAGCAAATGCAAAAAGTGTTAATTCATTGAATGGCGATAACAATTTTGTTGCCGATTCAATAACACAtcatcaaaataataatatacaaaatattacatatagtgaatgtaaatttttggataaaaatatttacgaagataataaaatacataagGAAAAAGAATATTCTTTTTACAACAATTCTTATGAAACAAAAGAACATATgcaaaattataaaaataaaattataacaaataatattaaaagtgATGATATATCTCCTCAGTTCAATAATATGtgtaatttaaattatacaGCACAAAATTATGATGAACATGTTGTATATCCAaaagatgataaaaataaatcatttcgaaatatacaaattgtacatgaacaaaataataatcacaatatacatatggaaaataataCGAATGAAAAAATGTTTAACAAAAATGCTCATCATATTAAGGAGGACAGAGGTAAGACGCATTATCACTgtgaatataatatatcgGAAGATGTACCAAcacataattatatgaataatttattaattaataattacaatggtgaaaaatcaaataattCACAAGAAGATTACATTTCAAATAATGAGATATATAATTCCAGTACATACAAAAAAGTAAACATGaatgtgaataatatgGAGAGTAGGAATCATTGTGGACATGATTTTTATAGCCATCAAAAAGTATATGGAATACAAAGAGAAGAAGAAAGTATAATACCTAATTCGTATAATAGGGATATGTACGAAGGGTGTATGGTAAATGGagatgaatataaaaatgaacaagtaaaaaataattgtGACATcatacataataataataataataataatatagatgtatctatatatagtaatatGTCGAGATGTCATAAATCAAATAATGATGTATCCAATATGCATATAACAAAAGATATTATTCATACAAACAATTATTCGTACACCATATTGAATAACAcagaaaatgataataaaacaataaCTTATGGAAATTACTGTACAGCAATATTTGATCCTGATAATAACActaaagaaatatataacgaaaatacaaaatctatatatgattatttaaatactgtaaattataaattagTAAATGAGAAACATGTACAAACTATAGAAAATCAAAGGATTGTACACACAAATGAtgaatatgataataataataataataataataataatgataatagtaataataatgataatagtaataataatgataatagtaataataatgattatagtgataatgataaaatgaATACTTTTTTCAATGATCACCATCCCATGCATAATACACTTTCGCATATGAATAATGAAAAcaattataataagaatataataataaaagatatatataatacatcACAAAATACAGAAAAacaatttttaaaagaacaaaaattTGATGACAGTTGTGTTAATTCAAATAGGTTTTGTCATCCAAATGATTCTTCATCTCATTGTATTTTAAATGATACATGcatagaaaaaaataggaaaaaaaataaaacacaagaaatatattgtaagaataataaaatacataatatagAGGATagagaaaatattaatgattttaatgaggaatttttttttcttaagTTATGgttatcatcatttaatatagGTAAATCGATACACTgcaaaaaattaatatatatatcgGGTGATAAAAGATATATGAGAAAAAGGAATAATCAAAACAAAACGTATCcatttaattataatgaaccattttattttatttacaaaCCAAATAAAGACATGTCTATggatcataataataataataataatatacgtttgaataatattaatagaaatataaaaaatagtcaattaaaaaataattatgattttgtaaaatattcatCTAACCTTAAGGATGGTGACCATTCAAATATGAAACATTCACAGgatattcaaaatattGTCAATACTTCAAAACGTgttgaatataaaaatgataacaATTGTTTTAATCAAagtattattaataataattatcatactattgataataatatgaatgttaataaaaacGTTATTTATGAGGGTATGGAAGAACCTAATTATAATAGAATAGtagaagaaaatgaaagtattaataacataaatatgaattataatAGATACCATAGTATAcaaaatacatataataatgatgagAATCGAGAAatacatatgaataattCTGATGATAAGAAAGAAGgaaatatatgttatatacCATCCACATTAAATAAGGATAGCTTTTGTTCTTTTACAACAGTTAGTTCTACTCCTgaatatgaaataaataaaaatttaaatcaGTTAGAAAGTTATAttaatgatttatatacaaatggaaattttgaaaatgataataatatgggCCCTAAATTATCTAATaatttatgtaataataatgtaacTATCAATACAAATAATGTGAATCCAAATTTAGATGGAAACAAGAAAAACATGAAAACCAAAAATTATATGGATActtttacaaaaataacATTAACAAATGaatcaaataaaaacataagaaataataaaaaggataaGATAAGTGAACAAATGATATCACCATTTATAAAAgatgatattataaaacataagcaatattgtataaacaatgaaaattataataatttacaaTTGGATAATAATAAGCAATCATTACAAGTAGGACCTTATATGAGTAACGAAAATGATTTAAATgatacaaatatatttaataataaaaataaaaataataaaaataataataataataataataatactaaaaataataataaaaatgatcaATTAGGCAACCAAAAcaatttttcttcttcatataccttaaataatatgaatgataatatgtcatattatatgaataataataagaaagaaaagaatataaaaaataatgcaaagaaaataaatcctgttgtgaataatataagaGATAATGTTGTAACTAATATTActaattataatgataaaaccataaataattatcataataataatatatacaacGAAGAAGACTTagattataataatattaagtCTGTAGGTTACAATGATGAATTATTGGAcgatgataaaaatataccaAAAATAACAGGTGTTAGTTATGATAggaaacaaaaaatatggGTATCTCATTGGAGAGCCAACTGTAAAActatacataaatatttttctgttaaaaaatatggattCGAAAAAGCTCGTGAGCTAGCTATCAAATGTAGAGAAGAAAATGTGAATTATATTACAACGAATAGTATTCTAAATAATAACTTTACAAAACATGCATTTCCCTTgcttaataatattttaataaataacaatataaacACATCTGATTTAAGGGATTTTAATTCTTGtgataaattaaatgatCAAAATCTTTGTAGTAATAGTTATGATTTATATGAGTCAcccaaaaaaaagagaaacAATATAGATGAAgtaagaaaaaatgataatcaggaaaaaaaaaaaaagaaaaaaaaaattaatcataatattagtgataatatgaattattatcTTAACGACGcaaattataatgatagtCAACTAAGTCAACATATTTACCATGTTAATCATAATCTTAATgatatttatcataatgataaatatatatcaacCATAGGAAATAAACAGAAAAGAGAAAATATCTCTTCAGACACATACAAAGACAAGTATGAAAATTTCCAATCTTATGAAAAGCACCAAGActataaaaatgataaagaaaaaataaataatcaaTATGTCTTACCAAATAACAATACAGATAATTTCtctgaaaaaaatattgaacatatttatttgaataCACAAcacaattatataaatactaATCAAGGCCCATTGATACCATATGAacaagaaaataataatgaagaaacccaaaaaaaaaggaaaaagaaaaaacaaattcCACAAATGTTAGAAATCAATAAAAACacaaaaaatgaaatacaaaaattttcagaaaaaaataataatgaaataaataaacaaatatataccGAATTATTAAGTACACAGTTAAATAAtagtataaaatatattaacacCTTGAATAACCCATCGCTTAATagcaataataatatgaatagcacttataatcatatgtcaaataaaaaagatcAACAGCCACAAATGAAAGACATAATGAATTatacaaaagaaaaatttaataataacaattatgataataatgatgaatataagaaaaatcATCCAAAAAATTACCAGAACATtcaaaatgataataatgtgtataacaaatgtataaataacaaacaaatatgtagtagtaataataacaatcataataatagtaataataataataataataataataataataataataataataaaggtACCTATTTGAGGGAAGAACataattcaaataatcACTTACATTTtaatcataattattataataccattgataataaaaatgatagTTCTTACCAAAATTTTGATCAGAATAAGAAtacttttaataattcaaataattaCAAGTTATCCgattattttaaaataaatgattcTTCTACAGCTAGTGTCGCAACTTCTGataatcattataatacaatgcacaaaaatgaattaaCAGAAAACCACGTTGataatatggataataataaaaataataataataataataataataaaaataaaaaaaataataataataataataataataataaaaataataataattattattattatattaataattataatcGTTCTACGCAAGgacaaaataataataacataacaagaaatatgaacaatagtaataatacatacaaCGAAATAAATCATGTATATGATAATATCCTAAGTAATTGctcatataataatttacataaaaatcaaaataaaataatgcaaaataataaggacataaataataataataataataataataatattacgACTAAACATAATTACCACTttgaaaagaataataaaaattttattgtTCCCATACAAAATAATCAACATTTTACAAATCGAGAAATCCCCATAAAAAACGTACacttaaataataatcaatatgtaaataataaccaccccacaaaaaattatcaaaaGCAATCACACTTATTTGGTAATTCCAATTTTCACATGAACCATTAA
- a CDS encoding endoplasmin, putative, with product MKLNNIYSFVFLFFVLCVIQENVRRVICDSSVEGDKGPSDDVSDSSGEKKEIKRDWDTLEEIEEGEKPTESMESHQYQTEVTRLMDIIVNSLYTQKEVFLRELISNAADALEKIRFLSLSDESVLGEEKKLEIRISANKEKNILSITDTGIGMTKVDLINNLGTIAKSGTSNFLEAISKSGGDMSLIGQFGVGFYSAFLVADKVIVYTKNNDDEQYIWESTADAKFTIYKDPRGATLKRGTRISLHLKEDATNLLNDKKLMDLISKYSQFIQFPIYLLHENVYTEEVLADIAKDMVNDPNYDSVKVEETDDPNKKTRTVEKKVKKWTLMNEQRPIWLRSPKELKDEDYKQFFSVLSGYNDQPLYHIHFFAEGEIEFKCLIYIPSKAPSMNDQLYSKQNSLKLYVRRVLVADEFVEFLPRYMSFVKGVVDSDDLPLNVSREQLQQNKILKAVSKRIVRKILDTFHKLYKEGKKNKETLRSELENETDEEKKKEITKKLSEPSTYKLIYKEYRKFLKSGCYEDDINRNKIAKLLLFKTMQYPKSISLDTYIEHMKPDQKFIYYASGDSYEYLAKIPQLQIFKKKNIDVLFLTESVDESCIQRVQEYEGKKFKSIQKGEISFELTEEEKKKEQQMQKMYKALIDVISDTLKNQIFKVEISRRLVDAPCAVVSTEWGLSGQMEKLMKMNVSNSDQIKAMSGQKILEINPNHPIMIDLLKRSVTNPKDLELTNSIKIMYQSAKLASGFDLEDTADLAQIVYDHINQKLGVDNNLKIDDLDPSIFETKKIEDENDSSKFEEEINIDDEIQKKDNNVDNESNDKSDEL from the coding sequence ATGAAAttaaataacatatattcttttgttttccttttttttgtgttaTGTGTAATACAAGAAAATGTAAGAAGGGTCATATGTGATAGTAGTGTTGAGGGTGATAAGGGACCTAGTGATGATGTATCAGATTCTAGTGGGGAGAAGaaggaaataaaaagagATTGGGATACATTAGAAGAAATTGAAGAAGGAGAGAAACCAACTGAATCGATGGAAAGCCATCAATATCAAACTGAAGTAACAAGATTAATGGATATTATAGttaattctttatatacCCAGAAAGAAGTATTTTTAAGAGAATTAATATCTAATGCAGCTGATGCATTGGAGAAGATTAgatttttatctttatctGATGAAAGTGTATTAGGAGAGGAAAAGAAATTAGAAATACGTATTTCAGcaaataaagaaaagaatattttatcaaTTACAGATACAGGTATAGGTATGACAAAAGttgatttaataaataatttagGTACTATTGCAAAATCTGGTACTTCGAACTTTTTAGAGGCTATATCTAAAAGTGGAGGAGATATGAGTTTAATTGGTCAATTTGGTGTAGGTTTTTATTCTGCATTTTTAGTAGCAGATAAAGTAATCgtatatacaaaaaataatgatgatgaacaatatatatGGGAATCAACAGCAGATGCTAAAtttactatatataaagatcCAAGAGGAGCTACATTAAAAAGAGGTACACGTATATCATTACATTTAAAAGAAGATGCAACGAATTTATTgaatgataaaaaattaatggATTTAATTTCTAAATATAGTCAATTTATACAATTCcctatatatttattacatgAAAATGTATATACTGAAGAGGTATTAGCAGATATTGCTAAAGATATGGTAAATGATCCAAATTATGATAGTGTAAAAGTAGAAGAAACTGATGACcctaataaaaaaacaagaaCAGTTGAAAAGAAAGTCAAAAAATGGACGCTTATGAATGAGCAAAGACCCATATGGCTAAGATCACcaaaagaattaaaagatGAAGATTATAAACAATTTTTTAGTGTTTTATCAGGTTATAATGATCAACCTTTATAtcatatacatttttttgCAGAAGGGGAAATTGAATTTAAgtgtttaatatatattccatCTAAAGCACCTTCTATGAATGATCAATTGTATTCTAAACAAAATTCTCTCAAATTATATGTTAGAAGAGTTTTAGTTGCAGATGAATTTGTTGAATTCTTACCTAGATATATGAGTTTTGTGAAAGGTGTTGTTGACAGTGATGATTTACCTCTTAATGTATCCAGAGAACAGTTacaacaaaataaaatattgaaGGCAGTTTCTAAACGTATTGTACGTAAAATTTTAGATACCTTCCATAAATTATACAAAGAAGGtaagaaaaataaagaaacGCTACGATCTGAATTAGAAAATGAAACTGAtgaagagaaaaaaaaagaaattacCAAAAAATTAAGTGAACCAAgcacatataaattaatatataaggaatatagaaaatttttaaagAGTGGTTGTTATGAAGATGATATTAATCGTAATAAAATTGCAAAATTACTTTTATTCAAAACTATGCAATATCCAAAAAGTATATCTTTAGATACATATATTGAACATATGAAACCTGAtcaaaaatttatttattatgcTTCAGGAGAttcatatgaatatttagCCAAAATACCACAATTACAaatctttaaaaaaaaaaatattgatgTACTTTTCTTAACAGAATCTGTTGATGAATCATGTATACAAAGAGTACAAGAATACGAAGGAAAGAAATTTAAATCTATTCAAAAAGGAGAAATCTCTTTTGAATTAACagaagaagaaaagaaaaaagaacaaCAAATGcaaaaaatgtataaagCATTAATTGATGTTATATCGGATACTCtaaaaaatcaaatattCAAGGTAGAAATTTCTAGAAGATTAGTAGATGCACCATGTGCTGTTGTATCAACTGAATGGGGATTATCAGGACAAATGgaaaaattaatgaaaatgaatGTTAGTAATTCTGATCAAATTAAAGCAATGAGTGGACAAAAAATACTAGAAATTAATCCAAATCATCCAATTATGATCGATCTTTTAAAACGATCTGTAACAAACCCTAAAGATCTTGAACTAACAAATAGtattaaaattatgtaCCAGTCAGCTAAATTAGCATCAGGATTTGATTTAGAAGATACTGCAGATTTAGCTCAAATAGTTTATGACCATATTAATCAAAAATTAGGAgttgataataatttaaaaattgaCGATTTAGATCCATCTATATTTGAAACtaaaaaaattgaagaTGAAAATGACTCATCCAAATTTGAAGAAGAAATTAATATAGATGATGAAATACAAAAGaaagataataatgtaGATAATGAATCAAATGATAAAAGTGACGAATTATAA